CTCTTCACCGCTCTTGCGGAAGTAGCCCAAGCCGGCCTTGCCCGGCAGGTTCACCGCGTTCGGCACGCCGGCGGCCTGCGCCGCACCGGCCGTCTGCGCCTTGAGCACCAACCGGTAGCCCATGTTCTCCATCAGCTTCTCGGCGCGGCTCTCGATGGTCTGCGACGCCATCATCAGGTGCACCCAGTAGGCGCGGCCCTGCCGGCCGATCGAGTCCAGCACCTCCACCGCCGTCGGCATGATGCGGAACCACTCGTAGAACTCGTCGATGACCACGACCAGCATCGGCAGCGGCGGCAGGCTGTGATCACCGCGCGCCTGCATCCGGGACCGGATCTCGTTGTACTCCTTGGCGCCGTCGACGCCGGCGCTGTCGCACATCGACTTACGGCGGGCGATCTCGCCCCACATCGCCTCGAGGAAGCGCTCCATCAGCGCCTGGTCGTCTTCCAGGTCGGTGATGATCCGCGACACGTGCGGTACCCCGGCGAACGGCTTGACCGCCGACCCACCCTTGAGGTCGGCCAGCACGAACTGCAGCTCGTCGGGCGAGTGCCCCAGCAGCAGCGATTCGATCACCGTGCGCACCAGTGTCGACTTACCCGAGCCGGTGGTGCCCGACATGACGCCGTGCGGGCCGTCGCCGCCCTCATCCAGGGACTTCATGTCGAGGAACAGCAGCTCACCGTTGTCGGAGCGGTTGCCGAACGGGACCCGCAGCCGGGACCGGCTGCCCTCCTGCTGCCGGCTCGTCCACAGCTGGTTGAAGTCGATGCGGCCGGCATCCTCGATGCCGTAGTAGGAGAGGATGTCGCGGGCCCCGATGTGATGCGTCACCCGCTGACCGATTTCTTCGTAGGCCTCGGCCAGCCGCCAGTGCGCCATCCGTTGCGCGAACTGTTCGGCGTCGGTCTGGCTGACCTGGTCGGCCAGGGCGAAGAACCACTCGTTGTCGTCGATGACCATCCAGGTGTCGCGGTCGCGCGGCAGGGCGTTGATGATGCCCTTGTCGTCGAAGCGCAGCACCCGTTGGGAGACCCCGCGCCACTCCGGGGCGCCGGTCAGGTCGAAGAATGTGACGCCGTCGATGCCCTCGGTGGTGTTGACGTACTCCCACTGCGGATCGATGCCGTCGACGACGATCAGGTGGTGCGGCGTCGGAGTCTCCGCCGAGGAGCTGGCGTGGCGCGGCATGAACGACCCGCGCCCGGAGAACAGGTCGGCGTGCTCGGTGGCGAAGTCCCGCACCGAGCCGTACACCATGCGGGCGTTACCGGCGGCGTCCTGTCGGCGCGGGTCGCCGAAGTGCGGCAGCCACTTGACCCAATCCCATTGCTCCACATCGGAAGTGACGACGACCATGCGAAGGTGGTCTGGCCCGTGCGAGAAGGCCAACTGGCAGATGATCGCGCGCATCAGGCCGAGTATGTGCTCGCGGTCGCCGACTAGCGAGTACCACGGCTCGACGAGCAACGAGACCATCTTCGGCAGGTTGTAGACGACGCTCTGGTAGCGCCCGAACTCCTGCAGCGCCTTGCCGGTCACCGGTTCGAGCTCGATGTCGGTCGGCATGTTCTGCGGCTCGCCCCAGGTGACCTCGGGTCGCGTCATCCCCACCCCGACCCGGGCGAGCCCGAAGTTGAGGTCCTTGCCGTTGGGCTGGCGCTCCCACATCCGGGGCGTGCCCACCGAGGCGGCCAAGGTGGACGGCGCCGGGTGGTACCACCGGTAGTTGGCGTCCATGCTGTCCGCGGACTCCGCGGCCGACTCCCGCAGCCTGTCCAGCATGAGCATGAACTGGGCGCGCATCGCGTCGAGCTTGGGCCGGCTCAATTGCTGGGCGCCGCCGCCGAAGCGGCCGCCGAACATCATCATCGCGATGCCGCCGATCATGAAGATCGGGAAGATGGCGCCGGCGCCCAGGAACATCCGGGAGCCGTTGGCCACTGTCATCGAGACCATGCCGACCAACAGGCCGACCACCAGCACGCCCACCACCACCAGCCACCACGGCTTGCCTTCCGGCGGCGGGACGCTCAGCGGCGTCGGCAATACGATGTTCTCCGGCTTGACCACCGGAGCGCGTTCCGGCGTCGGCCGGGCATATCCACGTTTCACTTGGGCACCGCCAATTCTGCAGGGCTCATATCGGTGGGCAGGGTGTCGTGACGCACCAGTGCGTCCTGGCGGGACAGCGTCGGGCCATGCGCCAGCAGGCGCAGCGCCACCGACGGTGCCAGCCCGGGCTCGCCGACCAGACCCAGCGCCTTGCGCTCGTCATCGCCGGGTACCCCGAATCGCACGCCCGAAGAGGACAACCACCACAACGATTCGCGGGTGGAGGCGTCCGGGTCGTTGCCGGTCACCGCGACGAAGTTGCCATAGCCGGGACCGAAGTAGACCCGGTCGGCCTGCGGCATGTTGTTGTTGTTGGTCTTCACCAGTGACACCACTCGGTTGATCTGCTTCTGCGGCACCGGGATCGTGGGTCCGGACACCACCTGCACCCGCGCTCGGCTGTCACCGTTGGAGCGCTCCCACCACCAGCAGGTGGACGGGTTCTCCTTCATGTCCACGACCTTCAGGGGCCCCTCCGGGTAGGCCGAGAGGTCCAGCCCGGTGACCACCGGCATCTTCGCCAGGTCCTGCGGCGCCACCACCGCCGGCGCCCCGCCCCCGGTCGCCCCGGCGTTCTGCAGAATGCGCGCCACCACCGGCGACACGGTCTGCACGCCGTTCATCAGTACTACCGAATACTGTTGCGGCCCAGCCAATTGCGGGGTGGTGAAGACAGTTCCCACCGGCCCGGGGGCGTTGGGAAAGGCCGGCGGGCGGCCGGCGTCCGGCACGAACGGCACGGCCAACTCCGGCCCGACCGGCAGTGCGTCGAACAGCGCCTGACTCATCGGCCGGGCGTGCTCGACCTGTTCGGGTGTCAGCCCCAGCGGCAACAACACCGCCCGGTCGGCGGCGTCGATGCGCGAGCGGCGGCCCTGGCGGACGACCCACGACTCGTCGCCGTAGCGCAACACCACGGCGTCCGGGCCGTCGAGTACCCGACGGCGAGAGTTGAGGTCCGGGCTGCCGTCGATCACCGTCACCGTCACCGGCGACGGCGCCCCGACGCCCTGGACGTTGGCGACGGTGTCGCAGATCAACCACGACGACGACGTGGGTGAGGTCGGCAGGATCTCCGACGGCGCCCCCGGGATGCCGACCAGCGGGCCGTGCGGCTGCTCGGCGATCTGGGTGGAGCGCACTTTGTGAGGATTGTCGGGGCGACCGGCGATCAGCCGGGCCGAAGCCAAATTCAGCGCCGGATATAACGTGTCGCCGACTCGCACGTAGAGGGCGCCCGAATCGCGGTCGGCGATGATCGGCGATTCGTTCAGTTGACCCGAGGGGCTCAGAAACGACCACAGCAGCGCACCGAGACAGATGACCGACGCCGCCGACACCGAGGCGACCACCGCCAGCGCCTGCCGCCGGCCCGGTTCCACTTCCATCCGAACCTGCCAGCGGGTCAACGCCATCGCGGTCCGCCGCGCCAGGAATTGGTACCCGGTCATCTGGGTGCGCGTCGACAACCCCAGGCCGTAGCCGGGACCCCGGTGTTCGTCAGCCACGGTGCGTCCCAGCCCCCACTCGTTGCACTGTCCGGCCGCTGCGCCGCCTCGGTGCCCTATCGGTCCTCATCTGCCCCTGCCTGATCACAAGTTTCTCCACTGCGCATGCTAGCCGTGTTACGCAGTGGCCGCCCGCCGCGCAGATTGCAATCCGGCAGCGATGGCGAATTCGGTTCGCCGATTCTGCCTCGAATTATGGACGCATTAGGTAAACGGTCAGTTACGTGCGCGATACGCATCTGCGCGATGCGGTGCCGCCCGGCGCAGCCACCGGTGTGCGGCCGAAAAAATCGCGGCAATTTCCACCACCGCCGTGGCCCGGGGCGGGCCGAGTGGCCCGTACCGCAATCGCGGCGATCCGCCACGTCATCATCCTCATCTGCGTAATCTGAGCTTCCTGCCAGAAACCTGTGCATTTGGTGTCAGACCAGCAGAGTACGAGTCCGGCGGCTGTACTGTCTGGTCGTGACAACGATCGACGGACAGGGTGCTGACGGAGAGCTGGACCCGCGGGGTCC
This is a stretch of genomic DNA from Mycolicibacter terrae. It encodes these proteins:
- the eccCa gene encoding type VII secretion protein EccCa is translated as MKRGYARPTPERAPVVKPENIVLPTPLSVPPPEGKPWWLVVVGVLVVGLLVGMVSMTVANGSRMFLGAGAIFPIFMIGGIAMMMFGGRFGGGAQQLSRPKLDAMRAQFMLMLDRLRESAAESADSMDANYRWYHPAPSTLAASVGTPRMWERQPNGKDLNFGLARVGVGMTRPEVTWGEPQNMPTDIELEPVTGKALQEFGRYQSVVYNLPKMVSLLVEPWYSLVGDREHILGLMRAIICQLAFSHGPDHLRMVVVTSDVEQWDWVKWLPHFGDPRRQDAAGNARMVYGSVRDFATEHADLFSGRGSFMPRHASSSAETPTPHHLIVVDGIDPQWEYVNTTEGIDGVTFFDLTGAPEWRGVSQRVLRFDDKGIINALPRDRDTWMVIDDNEWFFALADQVSQTDAEQFAQRMAHWRLAEAYEEIGQRVTHHIGARDILSYYGIEDAGRIDFNQLWTSRQQEGSRSRLRVPFGNRSDNGELLFLDMKSLDEGGDGPHGVMSGTTGSGKSTLVRTVIESLLLGHSPDELQFVLADLKGGSAVKPFAGVPHVSRIITDLEDDQALMERFLEAMWGEIARRKSMCDSAGVDGAKEYNEIRSRMQARGDHSLPPLPMLVVVIDEFYEWFRIMPTAVEVLDSIGRQGRAYWVHLMMASQTIESRAEKLMENMGYRLVLKAQTAGAAQAAGVPNAVNLPGKAGLGYFRKSGEEVIRFQAEFLWRDYHRGGILDDEALPQVHSIDYIRPQLFTTAFTPLEVSVSGTELEAAEELAAITATPAEEPIAEEEEAIRIPKVGTVIIDQLRRIDFEPYRLWQPPLDVPLPIDELVNRYLGHPWQQDYGTRRDLVFPIGLIDRPYKHDQPPWTVDTSGPGANVLILGAGGAGKTTALQTLICSAALTHTPEQVQFYCLAYSGTSLTTVAGLPHVGSVCGPTDPDGVRRTVAELLALVRNRKRSFLENDVASMDVFRRRKFEGAPGKVPNDGFGDVYLVIDNYRALSEDNEVLVEQVNLIINQGPSFGVHVVVTADRESELRPPVRSGFGSRVELRLAAVEDAKLVRSRFAKDVPVKPGRGMVAVNYVRLDSDPQSGLHTLIARPALSDTDSQVFESDSVGAAVSQIAVGRVRPVRRLPARFGLDEVRAVAANDKREGVGAGGIAWAISELDLQPVYLNFAENGHLMVTGRRECGRTTTLATIMSEIERLYAPGASTAPPTTQPSAQVWLIDPRRQLLTTLGSDYVEKFAYNMDGAVALINELAVTLANREPPPGLSAEELLSRTWWSGPDIFLIIDDIQQFPPGFDSPFQKAAPWVTRSADVGLHVIATRTFGGWSSAGSDPLLRALHQANAPLLVMDADPDEGFIRGKMKGGPLPRGRGLLMAEDTGVFVQVAATELRRAPTQERTAAPVR
- the eccB gene encoding type VII secretion protein EccB; translated protein: MTGYQFLARRTAMALTRWQVRMEVEPGRRQALAVVASVSAASVICLGALLWSFLSPSGQLNESPIIADRDSGALYVRVGDTLYPALNLASARLIAGRPDNPHKVRSTQIAEQPHGPLVGIPGAPSEILPTSPTSSSWLICDTVANVQGVGAPSPVTVTVIDGSPDLNSRRRVLDGPDAVVLRYGDESWVVRQGRRSRIDAADRAVLLPLGLTPEQVEHARPMSQALFDALPVGPELAVPFVPDAGRPPAFPNAPGPVGTVFTTPQLAGPQQYSVVLMNGVQTVSPVVARILQNAGATGGGAPAVVAPQDLAKMPVVTGLDLSAYPEGPLKVVDMKENPSTCWWWERSNGDSRARVQVVSGPTIPVPQKQINRVVSLVKTNNNNMPQADRVYFGPGYGNFVAVTGNDPDASTRESLWWLSSSGVRFGVPGDDERKALGLVGEPGLAPSVALRLLAHGPTLSRQDALVRHDTLPTDMSPAELAVPK